A single Chryseobacterium sp. DNA region contains:
- a CDS encoding LptF/LptG family permease, protein MLKILDRYIIKTFFGPFFFIFSVLFFIFIVNIIWVQLGQFMGKGLSYWQILKLLFYLGVSVISMVLPLTILLASIMSFGEFGERYELAAMKAAGISLTRVMTPLLGVATILAIMLFFFSNNIIPDFQKKAKNMLFNIAQTKPALNFTPGQFIDQIPGYMVKFDKIYGENGENIEGVFVHRKANTYENQQSIVAEKGKFVPAANKNFLKLVLHNGYVFEDNFAGKGENVRMKQPDQAIKFDTLTSHFDISEIINQAIEKEQITDDYRFQTYGQLNETIAKSKKENKQFFDNIGTDVLSQTNSIVAYMDKGNKHKATPQLQMKLDTLKGDKKLDLIYNSYNRLDNLKSTLENKKNEFSSNVKYFSKVVIYQQRIVSYSVTCIIFFLIGASLGSIIRKGGMGLPVIIAIVIFIIFYVMNVGVENMSWSGKMNPYLAAWLPNLILLPFGIWMTYKALTDSQLFDAEKYKALFKPITKRFSKSKEHQRYQ, encoded by the coding sequence ATGTTAAAAATACTAGACCGATATATCATAAAAACCTTCTTCGGACCGTTTTTCTTTATATTCAGCGTACTGTTTTTCATCTTTATTGTAAACATTATCTGGGTGCAGCTGGGGCAATTTATGGGTAAAGGATTAAGCTACTGGCAAATCCTTAAACTTCTTTTCTATCTTGGGGTAAGTGTGATCAGTATGGTACTGCCTCTTACCATCCTTTTGGCGAGTATCATGTCTTTCGGAGAATTTGGTGAAAGATATGAGCTGGCAGCTATGAAAGCAGCAGGAATATCCCTGACAAGAGTCATGACTCCTCTACTGGGGGTTGCCACCATATTGGCCATCATGCTGTTCTTCTTTTCCAATAATATTATTCCGGATTTTCAGAAAAAGGCCAAGAATATGCTTTTCAATATTGCACAGACTAAACCTGCCCTCAACTTTACCCCTGGGCAGTTTATTGATCAGATTCCCGGATACATGGTAAAGTTTGATAAAATCTACGGGGAAAACGGAGAAAATATTGAAGGGGTTTTTGTTCACAGAAAAGCCAACACTTATGAAAACCAGCAGTCTATTGTGGCTGAAAAAGGAAAGTTTGTACCTGCGGCTAATAAGAACTTTTTAAAGCTTGTCCTGCACAACGGCTATGTATTTGAAGATAATTTTGCAGGAAAGGGAGAAAATGTAAGGATGAAACAGCCTGACCAGGCCATTAAATTTGATACCCTTACGTCCCACTTTGATATCAGCGAAATTATCAATCAGGCTATCGAAAAAGAGCAGATTACAGATGATTACCGTTTCCAGACTTACGGGCAGCTTAATGAAACGATAGCTAAAAGCAAAAAAGAAAACAAACAGTTCTTTGATAATATCGGGACAGATGTTTTAAGCCAGACCAATTCGATTGTTGCTTACATGGACAAAGGAAATAAACATAAAGCAACTCCCCAGCTTCAGATGAAGCTGGATACCTTAAAAGGGGACAAAAAGCTTGATCTCATCTATAACTCCTATAACAGACTGGATAATCTGAAATCAACCCTGGAAAACAAAAAGAATGAATTCAGCTCCAATGTAAAATACTTCAGTAAGGTGGTTATCTATCAGCAGAGAATTGTTTCTTATTCTGTTACGTGTATTATTTTCTTCCTGATTGGGGCAAGTTTAGGATCTATCATCCGGAAAGGCGGAATGGGACTTCCCGTGATCATTGCGATTGTTATTTTCATTATCTTTTATGTAATGAATGTAGGTGTGGAAAATATGTCCTGGAGCGGAAAAATGAATCCTTATCTGGCCGCATGGCTTCCTAACCTGATCCTCCTTCCTTTTGGAATATGGATGACTTATAAAGCACTTACGGATTCACAATTGTTCGATGCAGAAAAATATAAGGCTTTATTCAAACCCATTACCAAAAGATTTTCAAAAAGTAAAGAACATCAGAGATATCAATAG
- a CDS encoding phage holin family protein: MIETIKEYASKRIDLLKIEATEKSSLSAGLITYFVVLLVAFAFFIILFNFGIAFLIGKALDNYSYGFLIVAAFYALVMAFVIAFKNKIVNTIADQVIKFLNH, from the coding sequence ATGATAGAGACTATTAAAGAATATGCCTCGAAGAGAATAGATCTTCTGAAAATTGAAGCTACCGAAAAGTCTTCTCTTTCTGCAGGGCTCATTACCTACTTTGTAGTACTGCTTGTTGCTTTTGCTTTTTTTATCATCCTTTTCAATTTTGGAATTGCATTTCTTATTGGCAAAGCATTGGATAATTATTCCTATGGATTTCTAATTGTTGCGGCATTTTATGCTTTGGTAATGGCTTTTGTCATTGCTTTTAAAAATAAAATTGTCAACACGATTGCAGATCAGGTTATTAAATTTTTAAATCATTAA
- the pyrH gene encoding UMP kinase: MKYKRILLKLSGEALMGNRQYGIDNERLQEYAAEIKKVVNKGCEVAIVIGGGNIFRGVAGAAKGMDRVQGDYMGMLATVINGMALQGALEDAGIKTRLQSAIEMDKVAEPFIKRRAVRHLEKGRVVIFGAGTGNPYFTTDTAATLRAIEIGADVILKGTRVDGIYDSDPEKNADAVKYNSLSFDEVFEKNLKVMDMTAFTLSHENKLPIIVFDMNKEGNLERIVEGENVGTLVDL, from the coding sequence ATGAAATATAAAAGAATCCTTCTGAAACTAAGTGGAGAGGCCTTAATGGGGAACAGACAATACGGTATTGACAATGAAAGGCTGCAGGAATATGCTGCAGAGATCAAAAAAGTAGTAAACAAAGGTTGTGAAGTTGCGATTGTCATTGGAGGAGGAAATATTTTCCGTGGTGTTGCAGGGGCTGCAAAAGGAATGGACAGAGTGCAGGGAGATTATATGGGAATGCTTGCTACCGTCATCAATGGGATGGCTTTACAGGGTGCATTAGAAGATGCAGGAATTAAGACAAGACTTCAGTCTGCCATTGAAATGGATAAAGTCGCTGAACCCTTCATTAAAAGAAGAGCTGTAAGACACCTGGAGAAGGGAAGAGTCGTGATTTTCGGAGCAGGAACAGGAAACCCTTATTTTACTACAGATACAGCAGCTACTTTGAGAGCAATCGAAATCGGTGCTGATGTGATCTTGAAAGGAACTAGAGTAGACGGAATCTATGACAGCGACCCTGAAAAAAATGCAGATGCCGTAAAATATAATTCATTATCTTTCGATGAAGTATTTGAGAAAAACCTTAAGGTAATGGATATGACAGCCTTTACTCTGAGCCACGAAAATAAGCTGCCTATCATCGTATTCGACATGAATAAGGAAGGAAACTTAGAAAGAATCGTGGAAGGAGAAAATGTAGGTACTCTAGTTGATTTATAA
- a CDS encoding YtxH domain-containing protein, whose translation MSRKGKNTAGILAGLLAGAAAGVILGMLYAPEEGKETRKKIKNKANDLKDQAKNKYGEVSEKVKDQYGNISSTFKETANNVAHTVKDGYDKYKDQIVSKTADVVKDVEAELNDLKK comes from the coding sequence ATGTCTAGAAAAGGAAAAAATACAGCAGGTATATTGGCAGGACTTCTTGCAGGTGCTGCAGCAGGTGTAATCTTAGGAATGCTTTATGCTCCTGAAGAAGGAAAAGAAACAAGAAAAAAAATTAAGAATAAAGCTAACGATCTAAAAGATCAGGCTAAAAATAAATACGGAGAGGTTTCTGAAAAAGTAAAAGACCAGTATGGTAATATTTCTTCTACTTTTAAAGAAACTGCAAATAACGTAGCACATACTGTGAAAGACGGATATGATAAGTATAAAGATCAGATTGTTTCTAAAACTGCAGATGTAGTAAAAGATGTAGAAGCAGAACTGAATGATTTAAAAAAATAA
- a CDS encoding phosphoribosyl-ATP pyrophosphatase, producing the protein MGRKYESIEELRRKKKLLKSEISDLENLLTFRNTKESLSAFTNGLSDQYLQEKVDEDGDEKVVLRKDVIAKQLTSEVKDLFISKNTAVGLASSAFTGNITDSLIKLGVTALVGNYARKNIKSSNWKKKLVGAALVYLAPIALKYVRKKLEVYQKNKSVSSMEQLI; encoded by the coding sequence ATGGGCAGAAAATACGAAAGCATCGAAGAGCTAAGAAGAAAGAAAAAACTGCTTAAAAGTGAAATAAGCGATCTCGAAAATCTTCTTACCTTTAGAAATACAAAGGAAAGCTTAAGTGCCTTTACCAATGGCCTGTCCGACCAGTACCTTCAGGAAAAAGTAGATGAAGACGGTGATGAAAAAGTCGTATTAAGAAAAGATGTGATTGCCAAACAGCTCACTTCTGAAGTGAAAGATCTTTTCATCAGTAAAAATACCGCAGTGGGACTGGCAAGTTCTGCTTTTACAGGAAATATTACAGACAGCCTGATTAAACTGGGAGTAACTGCATTGGTAGGAAACTACGCCAGGAAGAATATAAAAAGCTCTAACTGGAAAAAGAAACTCGTGGGTGCAGCATTGGTATACCTTGCCCCTATCGCGTTAAAATATGTCCGAAAGAAGCTTGAAGTATATCAGAAAAACAAAAGCGTTTCCAGTATGGAACAGTTAATATAA
- a CDS encoding RNA methyltransferase, protein MLTAHTIKVLQSLDKKKFRQKYNLFLVEGNKIICELFNSNIKVKEIFSTDPQKLDRTDVPIVHISENELKKISFLKTPKDSVAVCYLAPEEQAEDKNIQLVLDGIQDPGNLGTMIRLADWFGIEQIICSEDTVDFYNPKVIQASMGSFTRVNIVYTDLVEYLSATGNVNIGTDMEGESIYTFDQPERLNLILGNEGNGMRPETEKLLQKSISIPRFGKSQSTESLNVSMAAGIILGQLFSK, encoded by the coding sequence ATGCTTACAGCTCATACAATAAAAGTTTTACAGTCTTTAGATAAAAAGAAGTTCAGACAAAAATACAATTTGTTTTTGGTTGAAGGTAACAAAATCATTTGTGAACTTTTTAATTCTAATATTAAAGTTAAAGAAATATTCTCAACGGATCCGCAAAAATTGGACCGTACAGATGTTCCCATTGTCCATATCTCTGAAAATGAGTTAAAAAAAATCAGCTTTCTTAAAACGCCGAAAGATTCTGTCGCGGTGTGTTATCTGGCTCCGGAAGAACAGGCTGAGGATAAGAATATACAGCTTGTCCTGGATGGAATTCAGGATCCGGGAAACCTGGGGACCATGATCCGGCTGGCCGACTGGTTCGGAATAGAGCAGATCATCTGCAGCGAAGATACCGTTGATTTCTACAATCCAAAGGTTATTCAGGCCAGTATGGGATCTTTTACCAGAGTCAATATCGTGTATACAGATCTTGTTGAATATCTTTCAGCCACCGGTAATGTCAATATCGGGACGGATATGGAGGGAGAGAGTATTTATACTTTTGATCAGCCTGAGAGGCTCAATCTGATTTTAGGGAATGAGGGAAATGGAATGAGACCGGAAACGGAGAAACTGCTCCAGAAAAGCATCAGTATTCCAAGGTTTGGAAAATCCCAGTCCACAGAAAGCTTAAATGTTTCAATGGCGGCAGGAATTATTTTAGGACAATTGTTTTCTAAATAA
- the cmk gene encoding (d)CMP kinase — protein MKKPVIAIDGYSSTGKSSISKVIADQLGLIHMDTGALYRGVTWYALQHCLDENNEIDLNKLFSSLNQINLEFKNNEGTLVLFLNDTDISKEIRTHEVSNNVSIVAKQKEVRDFLLQSQRSLAEKGGVIMDGRDIGTVVLPNADYKFFLTASIDERTNRRFLELKGLGIDADKEDVKQNLIDRDKIDSEREIAPLKKADDAIVIDNSDLTKEETIRLMLSYIQKI, from the coding sequence ATGAAAAAACCTGTAATAGCAATTGATGGGTACTCGTCTACCGGAAAAAGTTCCATCTCTAAAGTCATTGCTGATCAATTAGGACTTATTCATATGGATACCGGTGCTCTTTACCGAGGAGTTACCTGGTATGCATTGCAACATTGTCTGGATGAAAACAACGAAATTGATCTCAATAAGTTATTCTCTTCTTTAAACCAGATTAACCTTGAGTTCAAAAATAACGAAGGAACGCTGGTTCTTTTCCTTAATGATACAGATATCTCTAAAGAAATCCGCACTCATGAAGTTTCCAATAATGTAAGTATTGTTGCCAAGCAAAAAGAAGTGAGGGATTTTTTATTGCAGTCACAACGCTCTTTGGCAGAAAAAGGAGGTGTAATTATGGACGGACGTGACATAGGGACAGTAGTTCTGCCAAATGCTGACTATAAATTCTTTCTTACTGCCAGCATTGATGAAAGAACAAACAGGAGATTCCTAGAATTGAAAGGTCTTGGAATAGATGCCGATAAAGAAGACGTAAAACAAAACCTTATTGACAGAGATAAAATCGACAGCGAAAGGGAAATAGCCCCGTTAAAGAAAGCGGACGACGCAATTGTTATTGACAATTCTGACTTGACAAAAGAAGAAACCATCAGGCTTATGCTTTCCTACATTCAAAAGATTTAA
- the frr gene encoding ribosome recycling factor has translation MEELDLILESVKQDMDAAVKHLDHAFQRIRAGRASTAMVQDVMVEYYGAPTPINQVANVSIPDAMTISIQPWDRTAINAIEKAIINSNLGFAPSNNGENIILNVPPLTEERRRELAKQAKAEAEQTKITVRNARQDGLKELKRIDGVSEDVIKGVEDEIQTYTDKYVKLCDEHLKTKEAEIMKV, from the coding sequence ATGGAAGAATTAGATCTTATATTAGAATCTGTAAAGCAGGACATGGACGCGGCCGTAAAGCACCTTGACCACGCATTTCAAAGAATCAGAGCAGGACGTGCTTCTACGGCCATGGTTCAGGATGTAATGGTTGAATATTATGGAGCCCCTACTCCAATTAATCAGGTTGCCAATGTTTCTATTCCAGATGCGATGACAATCTCTATTCAACCTTGGGACAGAACAGCAATCAATGCCATTGAAAAAGCAATCATCAATTCTAACTTAGGTTTTGCTCCTTCTAACAACGGGGAGAATATTATCCTTAATGTTCCGCCTTTGACAGAGGAAAGAAGGAGAGAGCTGGCAAAACAGGCTAAAGCAGAAGCTGAACAGACAAAAATAACAGTAAGAAACGCAAGACAGGACGGTTTAAAAGAACTTAAAAGAATAGATGGCGTTTCCGAAGATGTTATCAAAGGTGTGGAAGACGAAATTCAGACCTATACTGACAAATATGTGAAGCTTTGTGATGAGCATCTTAAGACAAAAGAAGCTGAAATTATGAAAGTATAA
- a CDS encoding 3-oxoacyl-ACP synthase III family protein, with protein sequence MMTKIIGVGNYIPTETITNLFFDQHTFLNEHGILLKDNNASITEKLKKITGIEERRYADSTQVTSDLGFIAAQAAIENAGIDPETLDYIIFAHNFGDVRFGTVQSDTVPSLAARTKHMLGIKNNFCVAYDVLFGCPGWIEGVIQANAFIKSGIAKRCLVIGAETLSRVVDIHDRDSMIYADGAGAAILEVNESGDDSGIKSHLSASYTLHEKDYLYFGKSYNNEKCPDTKYIKMDGRKIYEFALSNVPDAMKKCFDSTGYSIGQLNKIIIHQANEKMDEAIINRFYQLYGIPVPENIMPMVIHKLGNSSVATIPSLLAMILNGELEQHSIQKNDIVLFASVGAGMNINSFVYKF encoded by the coding sequence GTGATGACTAAAATTATTGGTGTAGGAAACTACATCCCAACTGAAACAATTACCAACCTATTTTTTGATCAACATACCTTTCTTAATGAGCATGGCATTTTATTAAAAGATAACAATGCCTCTATTACCGAGAAACTGAAGAAAATTACCGGGATTGAAGAGCGAAGATATGCTGACAGCACACAGGTTACTTCAGATTTGGGCTTTATTGCAGCTCAGGCTGCTATAGAAAATGCAGGAATAGATCCTGAAACGTTAGACTATATCATCTTTGCCCATAATTTTGGGGATGTACGCTTCGGAACCGTTCAGTCTGATACAGTTCCCAGTCTTGCCGCAAGGACAAAACATATGTTAGGGATCAAAAACAACTTTTGTGTGGCTTATGATGTTTTATTTGGATGTCCGGGATGGATTGAAGGAGTGATACAGGCCAACGCATTTATTAAATCCGGAATAGCGAAGCGCTGTTTGGTTATTGGGGCAGAAACACTTTCCCGTGTAGTGGATATTCATGACAGGGACAGTATGATTTATGCGGATGGCGCAGGGGCTGCTATTTTAGAAGTTAATGAAAGCGGTGATGATTCCGGGATAAAGTCTCATTTGTCTGCCTCTTATACCCTTCATGAAAAGGATTATTTGTATTTTGGAAAGTCTTATAACAATGAGAAATGTCCTGATACGAAATATATCAAAATGGATGGAAGGAAAATATATGAATTTGCGCTTTCAAATGTTCCTGATGCGATGAAAAAATGCTTTGATAGCACTGGATATTCCATTGGCCAGTTAAATAAAATTATTATTCACCAGGCCAACGAAAAAATGGATGAAGCTATTATTAACAGGTTCTATCAATTGTATGGTATTCCGGTTCCGGAGAATATAATGCCTATGGTAATTCATAAATTAGGAAACAGCAGTGTGGCCACCATTCCGTCTCTGCTTGCGATGATCTTAAATGGCGAACTGGAGCAGCACAGTATTCAAAAAAATGATATTGTTTTATTTGCTTCCGTAGGGGCGGGGATGAATATCAATTCATTTGTCTACAAGTTTTAA
- the porQ gene encoding type IX secretion system protein PorQ: MKKIIIFSLFLSGIVSYAQTGTNVYPFLNVPVSARQAALGGDAISIRDYDVSFAIANPALLNKDSDQQLSVNATAYLADSKYGTIAYAKDFDNGHMATINARYMSYGSIPRTDESGFENGEFKASDVAVGAGYAYQFEEDWTIGGGINFITSKIDNYTSSAISGTAGVTYHNKKNKEVLSLVLRNFGFQLKSFNGVRENLPFRVDLGYTRTLKNFPLAITVTAHDLQQFDISSEYNVDGQKVNAGRKIADHFSLGAELFPEKNFNIRLGYNVKRGNELAVADQRNFSGLSAGFGVKVSRFHIDYAHVRYHNSSNVNQIGISMDLSSHRGE; this comes from the coding sequence TTGAAGAAAATTATCATTTTTTCATTATTTCTATCAGGAATTGTTTCTTATGCTCAAACAGGAACAAATGTCTATCCGTTCTTAAATGTACCTGTATCTGCAAGACAAGCTGCCCTGGGTGGCGATGCAATTTCGATAAGAGATTATGATGTTTCCTTTGCTATTGCAAACCCGGCCCTGCTAAATAAAGATTCAGACCAACAGCTTTCTGTGAACGCTACCGCTTATCTTGCCGACTCCAAATATGGTACCATAGCCTATGCCAAAGATTTTGACAATGGCCATATGGCGACCATCAATGCCAGATATATGAGCTATGGAAGTATTCCGAGAACGGATGAAAGCGGATTTGAAAACGGAGAATTCAAGGCTTCAGACGTTGCTGTCGGTGCAGGGTATGCTTACCAGTTTGAAGAAGACTGGACTATTGGCGGGGGAATCAATTTTATCACTTCAAAAATTGATAATTACACCTCTTCTGCAATTTCCGGAACTGCCGGGGTTACTTATCACAATAAAAAGAACAAAGAAGTACTTTCTCTTGTGCTGAGGAATTTTGGTTTTCAGCTGAAATCGTTCAACGGTGTTAGAGAAAACCTTCCGTTCAGGGTAGATCTCGGATATACCAGAACATTGAAAAATTTCCCACTGGCGATCACTGTTACCGCACATGATCTTCAACAGTTTGATATTTCTTCAGAATACAATGTTGACGGACAGAAAGTGAATGCAGGCAGAAAAATCGCCGATCACTTCTCTCTGGGGGCAGAGCTGTTCCCGGAAAAGAACTTCAATATCAGATTGGGGTACAACGTCAAAAGAGGAAATGAACTCGCTGTGGCAGACCAAAGAAACTTTTCAGGATTGTCAGCCGGATTTGGGGTTAAAGTATCTCGATTCCATATCGATTATGCCCATGTAAGATACCACAACTCTTCGAACGTCAACCAGATAGGAATTTCAATGGATCTTTCCAGCCATAGGGGTGAATAG
- a CDS encoding DNA translocase FtsK — protein MDKKTQKKQTESPEAGRILSKPRIFFGLSFILFSVVLAFSFISYLMNWKSDQSQAGTMLDKSIKSSNIFGKAGDWLGNIFIFESIGIASFIIAFLFLVVGTLILKKKIFKPWKTIGHSLFFICWVPIFMGALTKGQGVLGGVYGYQIMDYLNAIIGTVGLWTVLAASILLYFILEFNLRPSSVKAKLNKINENTIGRVKSMMPDSDEDFEADEDLKEEMEESAASHGTVNDVTHPTSGTLINKAKEQEPITLPKGFPEVPVSTDIETIITPNHTSFEEEQKGITQPVSLNLTPKPVVPVSTPEEAFDIRPSTPVHPSAPAQENIKFNVEVAPVIDILDDSDRKSQELVDKHGLYDHKLDLANFHMPPVDLLKDYGSEEISINKEELEENKNKIVGLLKNFNVGIAEIKATIGPTVTLYEIVPEAGIRVAAIKKLQDDIALNLSALGIRIIAPMPGKGTIGIEVPRKNPTMVSMRSVIASQKFQNTDMDLPVVFGKTISNEIFMADLAKMPHLLMAGATGQGKSVGINAILTSLLYKKHPSELKFVMVDPKKVELSLYSKIERHYLAKLPDAEEAIITDTNKVINTLNSLCIEMDTRYDLLKNAFCKNLKEYNKKFAERKLNPENGHRFLPYIVLVVDEFADLIMTAGKEVELPIARLAQLARAVGIHLIVATQRPSVNVITGMIKANFPARAAFRVISSVDSRTILDSPGADQLIGKGDMLYFNGNEILRLQCAFVDTPEVERLAEYIGEQKGYSSAFLLPEYVSEDSTSSVGAFDPNEKDALFEEAARIIVSTQQGSTSMLQRQLKLGYNRAGRIMDQLEASGIVGGFNGAKAREVLISDLHSLEQFLEDLRN, from the coding sequence ATGGACAAAAAGACACAGAAAAAACAGACTGAATCGCCGGAAGCAGGCAGAATTTTATCTAAACCACGTATATTTTTCGGGCTTAGTTTTATACTTTTCTCAGTAGTTCTCGCTTTCTCATTCATTTCCTATTTAATGAACTGGAAATCGGATCAAAGCCAGGCAGGAACCATGCTTGACAAGAGTATAAAATCTTCTAATATTTTTGGAAAAGCCGGAGACTGGCTGGGAAATATTTTTATATTTGAAAGTATCGGTATTGCCTCATTCATTATTGCATTTTTATTTCTGGTTGTCGGAACACTGATTCTTAAAAAGAAAATCTTCAAACCCTGGAAAACGATAGGCCATTCCTTATTTTTCATCTGCTGGGTTCCTATTTTTATGGGAGCGCTTACAAAAGGACAAGGTGTTTTAGGAGGCGTTTACGGATATCAGATCATGGATTATCTTAATGCGATTATTGGAACGGTAGGTTTATGGACCGTACTGGCTGCAAGTATTCTTTTGTATTTTATCCTGGAATTTAATCTTCGTCCAAGTTCGGTGAAGGCAAAACTGAATAAGATCAATGAAAACACTATTGGAAGAGTAAAATCTATGATGCCGGACTCTGATGAAGATTTTGAAGCAGACGAAGACCTTAAGGAAGAGATGGAGGAATCGGCAGCTTCCCATGGTACCGTAAACGATGTTACCCATCCAACGTCCGGCACCCTTATCAATAAAGCAAAAGAGCAGGAGCCGATCACGCTTCCGAAAGGATTTCCGGAAGTTCCGGTTTCTACCGATATCGAAACGATTATCACGCCTAATCATACTTCTTTTGAGGAAGAACAGAAAGGAATCACACAACCGGTGAGTTTAAATCTAACTCCTAAGCCAGTCGTTCCTGTTTCTACTCCGGAGGAAGCTTTTGATATCAGGCCTTCAACTCCAGTACATCCATCAGCACCGGCTCAGGAAAACATTAAGTTTAATGTAGAAGTGGCCCCCGTGATTGATATTTTGGATGATTCTGACAGAAAATCCCAGGAGCTTGTAGACAAACACGGTTTGTATGACCATAAACTGGATCTTGCCAACTTCCATATGCCTCCGGTAGACTTACTGAAAGATTATGGCAGTGAGGAAATCTCGATCAATAAAGAAGAACTTGAAGAAAATAAAAATAAGATTGTTGGGCTTCTTAAAAATTTCAATGTAGGTATTGCAGAAATCAAGGCCACCATAGGACCTACTGTTACTTTATATGAAATCGTTCCGGAAGCGGGAATCAGGGTAGCTGCAATTAAAAAACTACAGGATGACATTGCCCTTAACCTTTCTGCTTTAGGAATCAGAATTATTGCTCCAATGCCAGGAAAGGGAACCATTGGGATAGAGGTACCAAGGAAAAATCCTACCATGGTTTCTATGCGTTCTGTTATTGCTTCTCAAAAATTCCAAAATACGGATATGGACCTTCCGGTGGTTTTCGGGAAAACGATCTCCAACGAAATTTTCATGGCTGATTTAGCGAAAATGCCTCACTTACTGATGGCCGGAGCAACCGGACAGGGTAAGTCTGTAGGGATCAATGCGATTCTTACTTCCCTGCTGTATAAAAAACATCCTAGTGAGCTGAAATTCGTAATGGTAGACCCTAAAAAGGTAGAACTTTCATTATATTCAAAAATAGAAAGACATTATCTGGCTAAACTTCCGGATGCAGAAGAAGCAATCATCACAGATACCAATAAAGTAATCAATACCCTGAACTCTCTGTGTATTGAGATGGATACGCGATATGATCTTCTTAAAAATGCATTCTGTAAAAACCTGAAAGAATACAACAAAAAGTTCGCAGAAAGAAAATTAAACCCTGAGAACGGCCACCGGTTCTTGCCTTATATTGTTTTGGTTGTGGATGAGTTTGCTGATTTGATCATGACAGCAGGAAAAGAGGTCGAATTACCGATTGCCAGGCTGGCACAGCTTGCAAGAGCCGTAGGAATCCACCTTATCGTAGCAACGCAGAGACCATCCGTCAACGTAATTACAGGGATGATCAAAGCCAACTTCCCTGCAAGAGCAGCCTTCAGAGTAATTTCCAGTGTAGACTCAAGAACGATTCTTGACTCTCCGGGAGCTGACCAGCTGATCGGAAAAGGAGATATGCTTTATTTCAACGGTAACGAGATCTTAAGACTTCAGTGTGCCTTCGTAGATACTCCGGAAGTAGAGAGATTAGCAGAATATATTGGAGAACAAAAAGGGTATTCATCTGCATTTTTACTTCCTGAATATGTTTCTGAAGATTCCACAAGTTCCGTGGGGGCCTTTGATCCGAATGAAAAAGATGCCCTGTTTGAAGAAGCTGCAAGAATTATCGTATCTACCCAACAGGGATCTACTTCTATGCTTCAGAGACAATTGAAACTGGGATATAACAGAGCCGGAAGAATCATGGATCAGCTGGAAGCAAGCGGTATCGTAGGTGGATTTAACGGCGCCAAAGCAAGAGAAGTCCTGATCAGTGATCTGCATTCCCTGGAGCAGTTTTTAGAAGATTTAAGAAACTAA
- a CDS encoding outer membrane lipoprotein carrier protein LolA: protein MKNIISKVILGSFVVSAVGIANAQKIDAKAKKILDDITANYNSKKNSYFKFSFGSGLNAQVTKTEPGIYYSAGDKYKLKIMDTEQIFDGNKIYNINADDMEVTIAKPNGSSALFSPINYLTTYRNDYNVTYNGKKMVNGVNADFIKLTPVKANGIKYVYLFVDSAKKQMVKLEQHGSNKDVAVIAIKEYKENQDLDPNMFVFDKNKFKNYVITEL from the coding sequence ATGAAAAATATTATTTCAAAAGTTATATTGGGAAGTTTTGTTGTAAGTGCCGTAGGTATTGCCAATGCTCAGAAGATTGATGCAAAAGCTAAAAAGATATTGGATGATATTACAGCCAACTACAATTCTAAAAAGAATTCTTACTTCAAATTTTCTTTTGGAAGCGGTCTTAATGCACAGGTGACTAAAACGGAACCTGGTATTTATTATTCTGCAGGAGATAAATATAAGCTGAAAATCATGGACACCGAGCAGATCTTTGACGGAAACAAAATCTACAATATTAATGCTGACGACATGGAAGTTACCATTGCGAAACCTAACGGCAGCAGTGCTCTCTTCTCCCCTATCAATTATCTTACAACGTATAGAAACGACTACAACGTGACTTACAACGGGAAGAAAATGGTGAACGGGGTGAATGCCGATTTTATTAAACTGACTCCGGTAAAGGCAAACGGAATAAAATATGTTTATCTTTTTGTGGATTCAGCTAAAAAACAGATGGTAAAACTTGAACAGCACGGAAGCAATAAAGACGTTGCAGTAATCGCTATTAAAGAATACAAAGAAAATCAGGATCTGGATCCTAACATGTTTGTTTTTGATAAGAATAAGTTTAAAAACTACGTGATTACAGAGCTTTAA